In the Mya arenaria isolate MELC-2E11 chromosome 11, ASM2691426v1 genome, one interval contains:
- the LOC128209737 gene encoding uncharacterized protein LOC128209737 isoform X3, with the protein MAVICLMTMKPTKKRKRANSTPACACCATATRPKGVQDTAPLVASPLLGSSDHPKQAKQGKSRKRTAVQTPPLQRSVANGPNLPLSPQLDTVDDPLDLPVMTSSPPRDCDAELPFQQPHHQTAGAPQGSLLDTFAAPGQFSVPHQGLHNHMNISSDSDSDDNAQDMPHFLQAHSANLLPGNGVHFTEPISTPIINQIPKSTRKDIWSNRFVDFASLLPSTTSPATPQYTLQLDSNSNISFQPTSRSRKITSIDSWTTAFLRFTAIYTAKFPFETAQLMKYAEIVRDIASRRPGLAFLNYDSQFRMLRQSVLLPWDRLHTEFWLMACTSFQQPTPQSFRAPRQPLRSFRSSPQTHSRPFHSNICWNYNKHSQCRNSHCNFPHICGFCKGQHPAFNCKFSSKDEADKALATKPLPPNRKTT; encoded by the exons ATGGCTGTCATCTGTCTCATGACG ATGAAGCCAACGAAGAAACGTAAACGGGCCAATTCCACGCCTGCCTGTGCATGCTGCGCCACAGCGACCCGACCAAAAGGGGTCCAGGACACTGCACCGCTGGTGGCTTCGCCTCTCTTGGGCTCCTCTGACCATCCCAAACAAGCTAAACAGGGGAAGTCCAGAAAAAGAACTGCTGTTCAAACTCCGCCTCTCCAGAGGTCGGTCGCTAATGGACCTAACCTCCCACTCTCCCCCCAATTGGACACTGTTGATGATCCGCTGGACCTACCAGTTATGACTTCTTCTCCTCCAAGGGACTGCGACGCGGAACTTCCGTTCCAACAACCCCATCATCAGACCGCTGGTGCTCCACAGGGATCCCTGCTGGACACCTTCGCCGCGCCAGGACAATTTTCAGTGCCACACCAGGGCCTTCACAACCATATGAACATTTCATCGGATTCAGACAGTGACGATAACGCCCAGGACATGCCACACTTTCTTCAGGCCCATTCAGCGAATTTGTTGCCAGGTAACGGTGTTCACTTCACAGAGCCAATAAGTACTCCTATCATTAATCAAATCCCCAAATCAACCCGTAAAGACATTTGGTCTAACCGTTTCGTTGATTTCGCATCTCTTTTGCCTTCCACCACTTCTCCAGCCACTCCTCAATATACTTTACAGTTAGACAGCAACTCCAACATCTCCTTCCAACCGACCTCACGCTCACGAAAAATAACTTCTATTGACTCTTGGACAACTGCTTTCCTCCGTTTCACTGCCATTTACACGGCTAAATTTCCATTTGAAACTGCCCAGCTTATGAAGTATGCTGAAATCGTGCGTGACATCGCATCCCGTCGCCCAGGTCTGGCTTTCTTGAATTATGATTCTCAGTTTCGAATGCTTCGACAATCTGTCCTCCTCCCGTGGGATCGACTCCACACGGAGTTCTGGTTAATGGCCTGCACTTCCTTTCAACAGCCTACTCCCCAGTCCTTTCGAGCCCCCCGTCAACCTCTCCGATCCTTTCGATCTAGCCCACAAACCCACTCACGACCTTTCCATTCCAACATCTGTTGGAACTACAACAAGCATTCTCAATGTCGCAACTCCCACTGCAACTTCCCCCACATCTGCGGTTTCTGTAAAGGCCAGCATCCAGCGTTCAACTGCAAATTCTCCAGCAAAGACGAGGCCGACAAAGCTCTGGCAACCAAACCCCTCCCCCCCAATAGAAAAACAACTTAG
- the LOC128209737 gene encoding uncharacterized protein LOC128209737 isoform X2, translating into MKPTKKRKRANSTPACACCATATRPKGVQDTAPLVASPLLGSSDHPKQAKQGKSRKRTAVQTPPLQRSVANGPNLPLSPQLDTVDDPLDLPVMTSSPPRDCDAELPFQQPHHQTAGAPQGSLLDTFAAPGQFSVPHQGLHNHMNISSDSDSDDNAQDMPHFLQAHSANLLPDREIPHVGSTHGQAPHHSSRSLAPLNQAVYTLLESSLAPSTKSSYQNALKHYHVFHHTFYAQTPLLPVSAERLAQFIAVCNSRGLQASTITSYISAISYVHKLHNMAVPADSFLIKKLLHSLRRNKCSDIRQPFSLAQLSALLTALKHVVSDHFTRTLLRAMFLLAFFGLFRVGEIAYSPKGSQNLVKREDVSFQCCNSMVSSFSIILKQYKHSQGRPSAVPFSRQPTRHLCPVHSLLRYLSLTSHTSGPLFVLRTGLPITTTYFRSILRACVLACHLDPQTYTAHSFRIGGATLASNNHMSACDIQKLGRWKSSAYKKYIRTPTLPLASSSQESVSIQPTYTLNSPPSLP; encoded by the exons ATGAAGCCAACGAAGAAACGTAAACGGGCCAATTCCACGCCTGCCTGTGCATGCTGCGCCACAGCGACCCGACCAAAAGGGGTCCAGGACACTGCACCGCTGGTGGCTTCGCCTCTCTTGGGCTCCTCTGACCATCCCAAACAAGCTAAACAGGGGAAGTCCAGAAAAAGAACTGCTGTTCAAACTCCGCCTCTCCAGAGGTCGGTCGCTAATGGACCTAACCTCCCACTCTCCCCCCAATTGGACACTGTTGATGATCCGCTGGACCTACCAGTTATGACTTCTTCTCCTCCAAGGGACTGCGACGCGGAACTTCCGTTCCAACAACCCCATCATCAGACCGCTGGTGCTCCACAGGGATCCCTGCTGGACACCTTCGCCGCGCCAGGACAATTTTCAGTGCCACACCAGGGCCTTCACAACCATATGAACATTTCATCGGATTCAGACAGTGACGATAACGCCCAGGACATGCCACACTTTCTTCAGGCCCATTCAGCGAATTTGTTGCCAG ATCGAGAAATTCCACATGTTGGCTCCACACATGGACAGGCACCCCACCACAGTTCCAGGTCACTTGCTCCATTGAACCAAGCGGTGTACACCCTTCTTGAATCTTCCCTGGCACCTTCCACAAAATCCAGCTATCAGAATGCTCTTAAGCACTACCACGTCTTCCACCATACATTTTATGCACAGACACCGTTACTTCCGGTTTCCGCTGAACGCCTTGCTCAATTCATTGCTGTTTGTAACAGCCGCGGTCTACAAGCCTCCACCATAACTTCTTACATTTCCGCCATAAGCTACGTCCACAAACTACACAATATGGCTGTTCCCGCTGACTCATTCCTCATCAAGAAATTACTTCACAGTCTACGTCGTAATAAATGTTCAGACATTAGACAACCTTTCTCTCTAGCACAGCTCAGCGCCCTGTTAACTGCCCTAAAACATGTAGTATCGGATCATTTTACGCGTACCCTCTTGCGTGCAATGTTCCTCCTGGCCTTTTTCGGACTCTTTCGTGTTGGAGAAATTGCATATTCCCCAAAAGGCTCCCAAAACCTAGTCAAACGTGAGgatgtttcatttcaatgcTGCAACTCTATGGTTTCCTCGTTTTCTATAATTctgaaacaatataaacattcccAAGGACGGCCTTCTGCTGTCCCTTTTTCCCGTCAACCCACCCGCCATTTATGTCCCGTTCACTCTCTTTTGCGCTATTTATCGCTTACATCCCACACTTCTGGCCCCCTTTTTGTGCTCCGCACCGGCCTACCAATCACCACCACTTATTTTCGATCGATACTCCGAGCATGTGTGCTGGCTTGCCATTTAGATCCCCAAACGTACACAGCACATTCTTTTCGCATTGGTGGAGCTACTCTTGCTTCCAATAATCACATGTCCGCCTGTGACATCCAAAAGTTAGGCCGTTGGAAATCCTCCGCTTATAAGAAGTACATCCGCACTCCCACCCTTCCCTTGGCCTCCAGTAGCCAGGAATCGGTATCCATTCAGCCAACATATACTTTGAATTCTCCACCTTCTCTTCCTTAA
- the LOC128209737 gene encoding uncharacterized protein LOC128209737 isoform X1 — protein MAVICLMTMKPTKKRKRANSTPACACCATATRPKGVQDTAPLVASPLLGSSDHPKQAKQGKSRKRTAVQTPPLQRSVANGPNLPLSPQLDTVDDPLDLPVMTSSPPRDCDAELPFQQPHHQTAGAPQGSLLDTFAAPGQFSVPHQGLHNHMNISSDSDSDDNAQDMPHFLQAHSANLLPDREIPHVGSTHGQAPHHSSRSLAPLNQAVYTLLESSLAPSTKSSYQNALKHYHVFHHTFYAQTPLLPVSAERLAQFIAVCNSRGLQASTITSYISAISYVHKLHNMAVPADSFLIKKLLHSLRRNKCSDIRQPFSLAQLSALLTALKHVVSDHFTRTLLRAMFLLAFFGLFRVGEIAYSPKGSQNLVKREDVSFQCCNSMVSSFSIILKQYKHSQGRPSAVPFSRQPTRHLCPVHSLLRYLSLTSHTSGPLFVLRTGLPITTTYFRSILRACVLACHLDPQTYTAHSFRIGGATLASNNHMSACDIQKLGRWKSSAYKKYIRTPTLPLASSSQESVSIQPTYTLNSPPSLP, from the exons ATGGCTGTCATCTGTCTCATGACG ATGAAGCCAACGAAGAAACGTAAACGGGCCAATTCCACGCCTGCCTGTGCATGCTGCGCCACAGCGACCCGACCAAAAGGGGTCCAGGACACTGCACCGCTGGTGGCTTCGCCTCTCTTGGGCTCCTCTGACCATCCCAAACAAGCTAAACAGGGGAAGTCCAGAAAAAGAACTGCTGTTCAAACTCCGCCTCTCCAGAGGTCGGTCGCTAATGGACCTAACCTCCCACTCTCCCCCCAATTGGACACTGTTGATGATCCGCTGGACCTACCAGTTATGACTTCTTCTCCTCCAAGGGACTGCGACGCGGAACTTCCGTTCCAACAACCCCATCATCAGACCGCTGGTGCTCCACAGGGATCCCTGCTGGACACCTTCGCCGCGCCAGGACAATTTTCAGTGCCACACCAGGGCCTTCACAACCATATGAACATTTCATCGGATTCAGACAGTGACGATAACGCCCAGGACATGCCACACTTTCTTCAGGCCCATTCAGCGAATTTGTTGCCAG ATCGAGAAATTCCACATGTTGGCTCCACACATGGACAGGCACCCCACCACAGTTCCAGGTCACTTGCTCCATTGAACCAAGCGGTGTACACCCTTCTTGAATCTTCCCTGGCACCTTCCACAAAATCCAGCTATCAGAATGCTCTTAAGCACTACCACGTCTTCCACCATACATTTTATGCACAGACACCGTTACTTCCGGTTTCCGCTGAACGCCTTGCTCAATTCATTGCTGTTTGTAACAGCCGCGGTCTACAAGCCTCCACCATAACTTCTTACATTTCCGCCATAAGCTACGTCCACAAACTACACAATATGGCTGTTCCCGCTGACTCATTCCTCATCAAGAAATTACTTCACAGTCTACGTCGTAATAAATGTTCAGACATTAGACAACCTTTCTCTCTAGCACAGCTCAGCGCCCTGTTAACTGCCCTAAAACATGTAGTATCGGATCATTTTACGCGTACCCTCTTGCGTGCAATGTTCCTCCTGGCCTTTTTCGGACTCTTTCGTGTTGGAGAAATTGCATATTCCCCAAAAGGCTCCCAAAACCTAGTCAAACGTGAGgatgtttcatttcaatgcTGCAACTCTATGGTTTCCTCGTTTTCTATAATTctgaaacaatataaacattcccAAGGACGGCCTTCTGCTGTCCCTTTTTCCCGTCAACCCACCCGCCATTTATGTCCCGTTCACTCTCTTTTGCGCTATTTATCGCTTACATCCCACACTTCTGGCCCCCTTTTTGTGCTCCGCACCGGCCTACCAATCACCACCACTTATTTTCGATCGATACTCCGAGCATGTGTGCTGGCTTGCCATTTAGATCCCCAAACGTACACAGCACATTCTTTTCGCATTGGTGGAGCTACTCTTGCTTCCAATAATCACATGTCCGCCTGTGACATCCAAAAGTTAGGCCGTTGGAAATCCTCCGCTTATAAGAAGTACATCCGCACTCCCACCCTTCCCTTGGCCTCCAGTAGCCAGGAATCGGTATCCATTCAGCCAACATATACTTTGAATTCTCCACCTTCTCTTCCTTAA